One genomic region from Lycorma delicatula isolate Av1 chromosome 1, ASM4794821v1, whole genome shotgun sequence encodes:
- the RpS17 gene encoding ribosomal protein S17: protein MGRVRTKTVKKAARVIIEKYYTRLTLDFDTNKRICEEIAIIPTKSLRNKIAGFVTHLMKRLRHSQVRGISIKLQEEERERRDNYVPEVSALEQDVIEVDVETKDMLRMLEFNSISGLQLIQPTTQQFARRT from the exons ATG ggTCGTGTTAGAACAAAGACAGTAAAGAAAGCAGCAagagttattattgaaaaatattatactcgGCTTACTTTGgattttgatacaaataaaagaatatgtgAAGAAATTGCTATTATACCAACTAAATCGCTACGCAATAAAATTGCTGG gtttgtTACACATTTAATGAAGAGACTTCGGCACTCGCAAGTTCGTGGAATTTCAATCAAGCTGCAGGAAGAAGAACGTGAACGTCGTGATAACTATGTTCCAGAAGTTTCTGCTCTTGAACAGGATGTAATTGAAGTAGATGTCGAAACAAAGGATATGTTAAGGATGCTG gaATTCAACAGTATCAGTGGTTTACAGCTTATCCAGCCTACAACACAACAATTTGCTAGACGTacataa